GGATGATGCCATTGTTATGTTGGAGAACATCTCGCGGCATATTGAAGAGGGCGATACACCGTTTCAAGCGGCGCTCAAAGGTGCGCGGCAAATTGGTTTTACTCTGGTGTCGCTGACCATTTCGCTAATAGCAGTGTTAATTCCATTGCTGTTCATGGCTGATGTGGTTGGGCGATTGTTCCGTGAGTTTGCGATCACCTTGGCCGTCGCGATTCTGATTTCGCTGTTCGTTTCGCTGACGCTGACACCAATGATGTGCGCGCGATTGCTCAAGCGTGAACCAAAATTAGAGGATCAGGGGCGTTTCTACCGGGCCAGCGGTGTCTGGATCGATTGGCTGATAGCTGCGTATGGACGCAAGTTGCGCTGGGTACTAAAACATCAACCACTGACATTACTGGTGGCCGTCGCCACATTAGGGCTAACAGTGTTTCTGTACATGATCGTGCCCAAGGGCTTCTTTCCAGTGCAGGACACCGGGGTCATTCAGGGTATTTCTGAAGCGCCGCAGTCGGTATCGTTTGCTGCCATGAGTGAGCGTCAACAGTCGCTGGCGACCATCGTTTTGCAAGATCCGGCGGTGGAGAGCCTCTCGTCTTACATCGGTGTCGACGGCGACAACGCCACCTTAAACAGCGGGCGCATGCTGATCAATTTAAAGCCGCATAGCGAACGCAGCGTGAGCGCGACGCAAATCATTCGGCGTTTACAACCCGAGCTTGAAAAAATATCTGATATCCGACTGTTCCTTCAGCCGGTGCAAGACTTGACGGTTGAAGACCGGGTCAGTCGCACACAATATCAATTCAGCATGTCGTCACCTGACGCGGCCCTGTTATCGCTGTGGAGCGGCAAGCTGGTGGATGCCTTGATTCAACGTCCGGAATTAAAGGATGTCGCCAGTGACTTGCAGGATAAAGGGTTGCAGGTATATCTGGTCATCGATCGCGATGCAGCCAGTCGAGTCGGTGTCAGCGTAGCCAACATCACCGATGCGCTGTACGACGCGTTCGGTCAGCGACAGATTTCTACCATCTACACTCAGGCCAGCCAGTACCGTGTGGTACTGCAGGCGGCAGTAGGGGTTGACCTTGGTCCTCTGGCGCTGGAGCAGGTTCATGTCAAAACCGCGGCGGGTACTCAGATCAAACTATCGAGTCTGGCGCGGATTGAGCAGCGGCAGGGGCAGCTGGCTATCGCCCACATTGGTCAGTTTCCGGCCGTCATGATGTCTTTCAATTTGGCGCCGGGGGTAGCGCTGGGCAAAGCGGTTGAAGTGATCAACCAGGTCCAGAAGGACATTGGCATGCCGATAGGTGTGCAAACCGAATTCCAAGGCGCAGCACAGGCGTTTGAGGCCTCACTGTCGAGTACGTTGCTGCTGATATTGGCGGCGGTGGTGACCATGTACATCGTACTGGGCGTGCTATACGAAAGTTATATCCACCCGATTACCATTCTTTCAACCTTGCCGTCTGCGGCGGTCGGTGCGTTGTTGGCCTTGTTGATCAGCGGCAATGATTTAGGGATGATCGCGATCATCGGGATTATTCTATTGATTGGCATCGTAAAGAAAAACGCCATCATGATGATTGACTTTGCGCTCGACGCTGAACGTAATCGTGGCATTGCTCCGGAAACCGCGATATACGAAGCGGCGCTGTTGCGTTTTCGGCCCATTTTGATGACGACATTGGCGGCGTTGTTCGGTGCGGTGCCATTGATGCTGGCGAGCGGCTCTGGCGCAGAGCTGCGTCAGCCGTTGGGTCTGGTGATGGTCGGCGGGTTGATGGTGAGTCAAGTATTGACGCTGTTTACGACGCCAGTTATTTATCTATACTTCGACCGGTTAGGTCGGCGCTGGAACCATAAACCGGACACCGCGGCCGACTTGGAACAAGCCAAGGTATGAACCTGTCGGGGCCGTTCATTCGTCGACCGGTGGCGACCATGCTACTGAGCTTGGCGATCATCCTGCTGGGCAGCGTTGCGTTTAATCTACTGCCTGTGTCGTCATTGCCGAACATGGACTTCCCGGTAATCGTCGTCTCGGCCAACTTGCCGGGTGCCAGCCCAGAAGTCATGGCCTCGACCGTGGCCACGCCGTTAGAACGTTCGCTGGGTACTATCCCCGGCATCGCCACCATGAGCAGTCGTTCAAGTCTAGGCTCCACACGGGTGATTTTGCAGTTTGACTTGGACCGCGACATCAATGGCGCGGCGCGGGAAGTTCAAGCCGCTATCAACGCAGCGCGCAACCTGCTGCCCAGCGGTATGCGCAGTATGCCGACCTATAAAAAGATCAATCCTTCCCAAGCGCCGGTCATGGTCTTGTCGTTGACGTCGGATGTGCTGGAAAAGGGCGAACTGTACGATTTGGCGTCGACCATCCTCTCGCAGAGCCTGTCGCAAGTGACCGGCGTCGGTGAGGTGCAAATTGGTGGCAGTTCTTTGCCAGCGGTTCGCATTGAGTTAGAGCCACAGTTACTCAGTCAATATGGCGTGTCGCTGGACGATGTACGCACCACCATCGCCGCTGCCAATGTCCGTAAACCCAAAGGATCAATAGAAGACGCCGACCACAATTGGCAGATTCAGGCCAATGATCAACTAGAGAAAGCCAAAGATTACGCACCGCTTATCATCCGCTACCAGAACGGTGCGGCGTTGCGTCTGAGCCATGTCGCTAAAGTCACCGACGCAGTGGAGGACCGTTACAACAGTGGGTTTTTCAATGACAAACAAGCGGTTTTGCTGGTCATCAATCGCCAGGCGGGCGCCAACATCATCGAGACTGTAGCGCGAATAAAGGCGCAGCTTCCGGCTTTGCAAGCGGTGCTTCCGGCCAGCGTCAAACTGGACTTGGCCATGGATCGCTCGCCCGTGATCAAGGCAACGCTGCATGAAGCCGAAACCACGCTATTGATCGCGGTAGTATTAGTGATTCTAGTGGTGTTCTTTTTTCTCGGAAACTTCCGCGCTTCACTCATTCCAACCTTGGCGGTACCGGTGTCCTTGGTGGGTACCTTCGCCATCATGTATTTGTATGGTTTCTCGCTAAACAACCTGTCGCTGATGGCGCTGATTCTCGCCACAGGGCTGGTGGTGGATGACGCTATTGTGGTGTTGGAAAACATCTCCCGGCACATCGACCGAGGCATACGGCCGATGGAGGCAGCGTACCTCGGCGCCAAAGAGGTCGGTTTTACATTGCTGTCGATGAACGTGTCGTTGGTGGCGGTTTTCCTTTCCATCCTGTTCATGGGTGGAATCATTGCCAGCCTGTTCCGCGAATTTTCCATCACCTTGGCGGCGTCAATCATCGTTTCGCTGTTGGTGTCTTTAACCCTGACGCCGATGCTGTGCGCACGCTGGCTAAAGCCGCACAACCCGGCAACAGAAAACGCCTTGCAGCGCTGGAGTCGTGGGCTAAATGACCGGATGATCGTGGGTTACGATCGCTCCCTTGGCTGGGTATTACGGCATCCCCGGCTGACGCTGTTGAGCTTGTTTGTCACTATCGGTGTCAACTTCGCGCTCTACGTCGTGGTGCCCAAAACCTTCATGCCTCAACAGGACACGGGTCAATTGATCGGTTTCATACGAGGCGATGACGGCCTGTCGTTCGCGGTGATGCAGCCGAAAATGGAAATTTTCCGGCGCGCCGTGCTCGCTGATCCAGCTGTCGACAGCGTAGCGGGGTTTGTCGGTGGCAACGGAGGCACCAGCAACGCCACGATTATCGTGCGCCTCAAGCCAATCGCGGAGCGCAAGTTGGCCGCTGATAAGGTCATCGATCGTTTGCGCAAGAATATGCCGCTGGTGCCTGGAGGAAGGTTATTCCTTCAAGCCGACCAGGATCTGCAGTTTGGTGGCGGCCGTGAGCAAACTACCTCGCAATATCAATACCTCCTGCAGAGCGGTGACCTGGCTAGCCTGCGCTTGTGGTATCCGAAGGTGCTCGAAGCACTCAAGTCGGTGCCAGAACTTACCGCGATCGACGGTCGCGAAGGCCGGGGGGCGCAACAAGTAACGCTGCAGATTGACCGCGACACTGCCAAGCGCTTGGGCATTGATATGAAGATGGTGACGGCGGTGTTGAATAACGCTTACAGCCAGCGGCAAATCTCCACTATTTACGACAGCCTCAACCAGTACGAAGTGGTCATGGAGGTCAACCCTAAATTCGCTCAAGACCCAATAACGCTAGATCAAGTGCAGGTGATTACCGCCTCGGGCGCCCGAGTTCCGTTGTCGAGCATTGCTCACTACGAACGCAGCTTGGCGGACTCCCGAGTGACGCACGACGGGCAGTTCGCTTCTGAGGATATATCCTTTGATCTGGCAGACGGTGCCACCCTTACCCAAGCCTCCGCAGCCGTTGAGCGGGCCGTGGCCAAAATTGGCTTGCCGACCGACGTTATCGCGAAAATGGCGGGTACCGCAGACGCTTTCGCCGCTGCCCAAAAAACTCAACCGTTCATGATTCTGGGCGCGTTAGCGGTGGTGTATCTGGTGCTGGGCATTCTCTATGAAAGCTATATTCACCCCCTGACTATTCTTTCGACCCTGCCGTCAGCCGGAGTGGGTGCCTTGCTTACCATCTACATGGTGGGCGGCCAATTCAGCCTGATCTCGTTGCTGGGCCTGTTTTTGTTGATCGGCGTGGTGAAGAAAAACGCCATTCTGATGATCGATTTGGCGCTGCAACTGGAGCGTGACCAAGGCATGAGCCCGATGGACTCGATCCGCAGCGCTTGCTTGCAACGGCTGCGACCGATATTGATGACTACGTTAGCGGCGATTCTCGGGGCAGTGCCTTTATTGCTGAGCAGCGCTGAAGGAGCAGAAATGCGTCATCCATTGGGCCTGACCATTATCGGTGGCCTGATCTTCAGTCAGATACTGACCCTCTACACCACCCCGGTGGTTTACCTTTATCTCGACCGTCTTCGCCATCGCGTCAATAAATGGCGTGGCGTGCGTACTGATGCCGCATTGGAAACTCCGTTATGAACGACCGCCTGCACATCTCTTCCGTTTTTCAGCGGCCCGTGCACTGGCTCGGTACCGGCCTTTGCGTGCTGCTGCTTAGTGCCTGCGCGGTCGGGCCGGACTATAAAAAACCGACTGTGACCACGCCCGTCCAATTCAAGCAGGCGCTGGGCTGGCGTCAAGCAACGCCTAACGACGCGTTGAAGCGGGGTGCATGGTGGGAGGTTTATGGCGATGAGCAACTCAACGGGTTGGTGGAAAAGCTCAATACTTCCAACCAGACTGTCGCGCAATATGACGCTCAATATCGACAAGCCCAAGCGTTGGTCCGTAGCGCCCGCGGTGCTTTTTTTCCGACACTTGGTCTGACCACTACTAAAAACCGCTCTAGTCAGGGAATTGGCAGCAGCAGCTCAAGCCTGAGCAGTTCGAGCAGTGGCATCCGGGACACTTATAACGCTCAGTTGAATGTCAGTTGGGAAGCCGATATCTGGGGAAAATTACGCCGCATAAGGGAAGCCGACCAGGCCAGTGCTCAGGCCAGTCTGGCTGATCTGGCATCTATGCGTCTGAGCCTGCAATCGCAACTGGTGCAGAATTATTTGCAGTTACGGGTAATCGATGAGCAGAAACGCTTGCTTGAGGCCACGGTAGAGGCTTACCAGCGTTCATTGACGACTACGCAAAACCAATACCGTCATGGTGTTTCTGGGAAGGATGCGGTCGCGCAGGCGCAGACCCAGCTTAAAAGTACCCAAGCAGACTTGATTGACCTGATTTGGCAGCGCGCGCAGTTCGAGAATGCCATTGCGGTATTGATGGGACAAGCTCCGGCAGACTTCAGCCTGGCCGCCATCACCTCAGTTCCGGCACTGCCGGAGATACCGCTGCAAGTGCCTTCCCGGTTGCTTGAACGACGCCCCGACATCGCGGCGGCGGAACGGTCAGTGATGGCCGCTAACGCTAATATTGGCGTAGCAATAGCTGCTTACTATCCCGACTTGAGCTTGAGCATGAACGGCGGTTATAGCAGCTCCACATTCGCCAACTGGATCAGTCTGCCGAACCGCTTCTGGTCGGTCGGACCCCAGCTGGCGACCACATTGTTTGACGGTGGGCAACGTTCGGCTGAAGTCGATCGCACTGAGGCAGTCTACGATCAGACCGTGGCTCAATACCGACAAACCGTGCTGAACGGTTTTCAGGAAGTCGAAAACTATCTGGTCAAGCTCAAGGTCTATCAAGACGAAGCGGTGGTGCGCGCCGAAGCGTTAGACGCGGCGCGTGAGTCACTTCGCTTGACCAATAACCAGTACAAGGCTGGGTTGATCGCCTACCTGGACGTGGTAACGGTGCAAACCACGGCGTTAAGTAATGAAAGAAGCGTGCTGACCCTCCTGCAAAGTCGACTTATTGCTAGTGTTCAATTAATCGCCGCGTTGGGCGGTGGCTGGGATGCGGAAAATGGATTGACCCTCCGATAATCAATCTTACGGTCAGGAATATTGCCCTTGCGGCTGGTATGCCTTAGTTATTTACTGAATCAACGCTTCGGATTCAACTAAACAGTCCGCGACTTCTTGTACAAGTTGAGTACACTATTAAGCTTTTATTTGGGCAAAATATTGTTATCCGCCCGGATCACGAGAAGCCGCATGCTCATTGGTAACTACACACCATCGTTGGTCTTGATCTCCGTATTTGTGGCGATATTGGCCTCTTATACCGCGCTGGATCTGACCGGTCGGATTGCAACGGCAAAAGGGCGTGCCGCCTACATGTGGATAGGCGGTGGTGCATTGGCTATGGGCACCGGCGTGTGGTCGATGCATTTCATCGGGATGCTCGCGTTTCACCTGCCCATCGAATTAGGTTTTGATATACCAATTACCCTGTTGTCGTTGTTAATTGCCATTCTCGCTTCCGGGTTCGCCCTTTGGCTGGTCAGTCAACCGCAGCTACCCTTACTGCAACTGGGTTTTGGCGCATTGATTATGGGTGCCGGGATCAGTGGCATGCATTATTGCGGGATGGCCGCATTGCGCATGCAGCCCGGTATTGATTACGACCCTTTTCGTGTAACCCTTTCACTGCTTATTGCTTTTAGTGCGTCGGCGGCGGCGCTGTGGACCGCTTTTCGTCTGCGTCAGCAGGCTCCCTATGTGCGCTTGATCCGCGCCGGAGCGGCAGTGTTTATGGGGGCGGCGATTGTCGGCATGCATTACACCGGCATGGCTGCGGCCACCTTTGCAGAGGGTAGTTTCTGTGGCGCAGTGGGCACCGGCTTACGCTTCAACGGGCTGGACATGTTAGTCCTGATCACCAGCCTGGCGGTGCTGAGCATCGCCCTGCTTACGTCGGTTCTCGATGCGCGGCTGGAAGCGCGCACCACTGTATTGTCCGATTCGCTCAGCATGGCCAATCAAGAGCTGACGCATTTGGCGTTGCATGACACGCTGACTGGTTTGCCAAATCGCGTTTTGCTGGCCGAACGTGTTGAACAGGCCATGCGCAAAGCTGATGAACATGGCGGCAGCTTCGCACTCATGTTTATGGACCTTGATGGCTTCAAACCTATAAATGATGCCTTTGGCCACTATCTTGGTGACCAGCTGTTGCGCCAGGTCGCATTACGGCTGCGCAAGGAACTCACTAGCCAAAATACCTTAGCGCGTATCGGCGGTGATGAGTTCGTGTTGCTGGTCGACTTAGGCGAGCGCGCTGACGTCACGGCATTCGCTTCCCGCCAGGTTGCCTTGATGAGCCAACCGTTTATTGTTGCCGAAAACACAGTGCAAATTTCTGCGAGCATTGGCATTGCTTTATATACCGGGAGCGGTGAGACGCAGCATGAGTTGCTGATGAATGCCGATGCCGCGATGTACCACGCTAAAGCGGCAGGAAAAAACGGCTTCAGCTATTTCGACGTTTCAATGAACACCAACGCGCGCAATCAATTGCAGTTGCTGCAGGACTTGCGTACCGGACTTAAAGAGCAACAGTTTTGCCTGTATTACCAGCCTAAATTCGATGCGCTGACGGGCCTGCCGATAGGGGCTGAAGCGCTATTGCGCTGGCAACATCCACAACAAGGGTTACTGTTGCCTGACAAGTTTATTGGCTTGGCAGAAAAAACCGGTTTGATCATCCCTATCGGCGACTGGGTACTTAACGAAGCCTGTCGCCAGATGCGTGTCTGGTACCAGCAGGGCTACACCCATTGGCGGATCGCGGTCAACCTCTCTGCGCTGCAGTTTTGCCATGCAGGTTTAGTCAGTAGCGTTGCCACGGCGCTAGAACTGCATCAGTTGCCCGCCAATAGCCTGACATTGGAAATCACTGAAAGCACGGCCATGAGTGACGCCGATGCGAGCATGACGGTGCTTCGACAGTTGGCGGGAATGGGCGTTGACTTGTCCATTGATGACTTCGGCACCGGCTATTCCAGCTTGATGTATCTTAAGCGTCTGCCAGCCAATGAAATCAAGATCGACCGTGGCTTCGTTCGTGATTTGGAACATGACAGCGATGACGCCGCTATTGTCTCGGCCATCGTCTCCGTGGGTCAGGCGCTGGGCCTTCGCATCGTTGCCGAGGGGGTTGAAACCAACGTCCAGCAAAATTTTTTGACTCGTCTAGGCTGCGATTCACTGCAAGGTTTTCTGCTGGGGCATCCGCTTCCCGCCGAAGAATTCATGGCGGATATCCATGCCGCAGAAGCGCAGTCAGGTGAGCAGTCGCAAGTTATACCTGAGATGTGAAGTTCGTGGTTTTTCTTCGAAAATACCTGGATAGGTGGCAAAAAAACTGCGGTTAGGCTCCGCCAGGGGATACGTTATCTTTTCGCTCAGAACGAACGAATAATTCGCCCCAGGGTTTCCATGGCTTTCTCTGCTGTCTCGTTCCAAGGACTGCCGTAGTTAAGGCGGATACAGTTATTAAAGCGTTGGGTCGGTGAAAATATCGGCCCGGGGGCAATGCTGATGCCTTGGGCCAGGGCCATCTGAAACAACTTCAACGAATCCATTTGCTCGGGCAGTTCCAGCCACAGAAAGTAGCCGCCTGCGGGCTGGCTGACCCGGGTTTGTGCCGGGAAGTAGCGGACGATGGCGCTGAGCATGGCGGCTTGTTGCTCCTCCAGCGCGTAGCGCAGTTTACGCAGATGGCGGTCATAGCCGCCGTGTTGCAGGTAGTCGGCAATGGCTGCTTGGGCGGGCATTGACGCGCAGAGCGAGGTCATCAATTTGAGCCGCTCGACTTTTTGCGCGTAGCGTCCTGCGGCGACCCAGCCAATCCGATAGCCAGGCGCTAGGCTTTTGGCAAACGAGCCGCAGTGCATCACCAAACCATCGGTGTCGAACGCTTTAGCAGGTTTTGGCGCTTGGGAGCTGTAATACAATTCGGCATACACATCGTCTTCGATCAGGGGCACTTGATGTTGACGCAACAACTCCATCAATTGCCGCTTCTTGGCTTCGGGCATGGTTGCCCCCATAGGGTTCTGAAAACTGGTCATGCACCAACAGGCTTTGATCGGGTGGCGATCCAAGGTCTGGGCCAGTACCTCAAGATCGATACCATCACGAGGGTGAACCGGAATTTCAATCGCTTTGAGCTTGAGGCGCTCTAATACCTGCAAGCAGGCGTAAAACGCAGGGGCTTCGATGGCGACCAGATCGCCGGGCTCAGTCACAGCTTGTAGGCACAAGTTCAGCGCTTCAAGCGCGCCATTAGTGATGATTAATTCTTCCATGGGTAGCATCAAGCCGCAGACCATGTAGCGCAGAGCGATTTGCCGCCGTAGCTGGGGATGGCCGGGCGACATGTCAGTGACAACCATGCGCGGGTCCATGTCGCGCGCTGCACTGGCCAGCGAACGGGCCAACCGCTGCAAGGGAAACAACATAGGACTCGGAAATGCTGAACCAAACGGCACGGTTTGCGGGTCTTTAATTGAATCAAGCACCGAGAACACCAACTCGCTGACATCCACCTCGGTGGACTCGCTGACCTGATGACTGATCACTGGTTCAGAAAACTGCCTAGGCGCGTTGTTAGTGACGAAATAGCCGGAGCGAGGCCTTGCCCTGATCAGCCCGCGACGCTCCAGCAAATAGTAAGCCTGGAACACCGTCGAAGGGCTGACGCCGTAAGACTGGCTTGCGTAACGCACCGAAGGTACTCGCTCGCCGGGCCCCAGCACCCCAGAGCGGATCAGTTCAGCGATGTCTTCGGCAAACTTTTCATAGCGTTTCATCGGTGCTCGCTGGCTGACAATCGGTGGAAAATAGTGCATGAACCGTTCCGAGATAATCACCGATTGAGCGGCGCAACAAACCGGCTTTGTGCCAAGCTGCGGACACTGGAATCAGCATCGTCTACCACCTCAAAACTGATGCTCTGGGAACTGCTGGTCGGGTGGTCGGCGATCATCGCCACCGATACCGGAATGTCGATGATTTCCCCCGCCGCGAGACTGATTTGAGCCTTGCCGTGATACTCCAAGCCTGCACCCTCGACCAGCGCCAGATGATACTGCTGTGGCTGCTGAGTTTTGTTGATGATTTTCAGGCTATAGATATTTTCGATCTGGCCTTGGCTATTTTCGCGGAACATACCTCGGTCCTTGCTGACGTCCAACGAGACCATCGGCCGCTCGACCAGCGACAACACCAGCGCGCCGATCATCAATGCCAACACCGCGCAATAGCCGATCAAGCGTGGCCGAAGCAGGTGGGTATGACCGCCTTCGAGGGTGCGTTCGGAGGTATATCTGACCAAGCCGCGTTCATAGCCCATTTTGTCCATGATCGAGTCGCAGGCGTCGATGCACGCTGCGCAGCCGATGCATTCCATCTGCAAACCGTCGCGGATGTCGATGCCGGTGGGGCAGACCTGCACGCACACTTGGCAATCTATGCAATCACCTAGCCCGACCGAGGAGGGCTCGACGTCACGTTTACGCGGGCCGCGATTTTCGCCACGTGCCGCGTCATAGGAAACGGTGAGGGTGTCTTTGTCGAACATCACGCTTTGAAACCGCGCATATGGGCACATGTGCATGCATACCGCTTCGCGCAGCCAGCCGGCATTGATATACGTCGCCGCCGCGAAGAACAGCACCCAGAACAAGCTGACACCGCTTAATTGCAGGGTCAGCATTTCTATGGCCAGTGGCCGAATCGGGGTGAAGTAGCCCACAAAGGTCAGGCCGGTCAAAACGCTGATCACCAGCCATAAGCCGTGCTTGGCGGATCGTCTCAGTAGTTTATTCACTCCCCACGGCGCGGCTTGTAGCTTGATCCGCTGATTGCGTTCGCCTTCGGTAAGTTTTTCGCACCACATGAAGATCCAGGTCCAGGAACTTTGTGGGCAGGTATAACCGCACCACACGCGCCCGGCGAATACCGTGATAGCGAACAAACCAAAGGCGCAGATGATCAGCAGCGCAGACAACAGAATGAAATCCTGCGGCCAAAACGTCGCGCCAAAGATATGGAATTTGCTATCAGCCAGATCCCAGAGCACCGCTTGGCGGCCGCTCCAGTCCAACCATACCGTGCCGAAAAAAAGCAGGAACAGAAGTCCCGTCCCGCTCAAGCGCACAGTGCGGAACAGGCCGGTGAAACTGCGGGTGTGGATCAGTGTGTCGTTGGACCTGGCCTTTGATCTTGCACGGGAAGGTTCAACCAATTCAATGATCTGGACGGGGATGCGCTCGCTCATAGTAAGTACTCATCAGCCTCGATCAGGCCAATGAACTATGGGCGCGCAACTGGTTGCATAACAGACTCAGGTATTTGAATAAAAAGCAGATCAGATAGGCCATTTGTCCTAGGGATTTGCTAGGTTTTAAAGCATTTAGATGCCGGTAGGTCCGAACCTTTTGGTGAGAATTGCCGCTGGGTACGCCTGACACACCGCCTCCGTCGGCAAGCCAATTGCAACAGAACTCCTTCAATCCACCACGGTATGGTGCCGTTTATCCAGAGCGCCTAACACCGTCAATGAATCCGCCTCGTCTTCGGTAATGGACACGCTTTGGCCGTCGATTTGGGCTTCAGACATGTGCGTGGCGTCATTGGTAATGATCACTACCTCGATAATGGGGCTTTCATAGCGCACCTCTTCAATGACGGCGGAGCAGTGCTCGCGGGTGTTGTCAAATTGCAATGGCATGGTTGTTTTCCTCTCAGTGCTTCACTAGCGTCTGCCCTCGCTATACGACAAACCTCGCGACTGAAGGCCTAAGGTTTGGTCGCACTTAAGGGCATTAGTCATAAAAACGCTTTGCCAAGAATTGCCGGCGATTGCTCGGGAGGTGGATCACCTTTGGGCGGCTCCATCACGGGTGGCATTGTCGGGGGTTCCTTCCCGGGCGGTGGCGTCGGCAAAGCAGGGTCGTCGATCATTGGGTCAGGCGTTTCGGGCGGGATAGGGATGTTCATTGGGCTACCTCCTCATTGCTATGTGTCAAGGTTTAACAGGTGAACGGTTCGACCACATCCAATGGGTAAATGATGCTCGCATCCGACGAAGAGCCGTCTACGCTCACCCTCGCACCCAAACCCTTTTGAACTTTTTCCGCCCGTCCACGTTCGGAAACTATGCGGCCCCGTGAGGTGGAACAGCGCAGGATGGGCTCGCTCTTTCTTTTTAATTGTGTGATTTTTTGCCGGAGAGCGTCTTTTATAAGGGCGTGAGGAGTGATGCTCGATGAATGTGACCGCAGATCAGCCCTACGGCCCGGATTCTTTGGCCCGCGATGTACCGCATCAAACTCAACCGTTGACCCTGACCCAAGCGCTGCAATTGCCGCGCATCGTAATTGAAGACACGATGCCGGCGATCGAGGGCGGGCTGTTTGCGGTCAAGGCGATCGTCGGCCAGCCGATTGTGGTGACCAGTAAGGTATTCGCTGACGGTCACGACAAGCTGGCGGTGGTGATTCGTTGGCGGGCTGCCGATGAGGAACAGTGGCACAGCGCGCCGATGCAGGAACTGGTTAACGACAGTTGGGTCGGTGAGTTCGTCCCGTCGTCAGTTAGCCGCAACGTGTTTCGTCTTGAAGCCTGGATTGATCAATTCGCCAGTTACCGCTATGAGTTGCAGAAAAAACATGCGGCCGGCGTGCCTATTGATTTGGAGTTGGAAGAGGGCCGTATTCATCTTAGCCAGGCGATGGAGCGCAATGAAGGCGAACTACACGATCGCCTGGCCGCTGTGATTGAGCAGTTTGCGAGCTGCGATCTGGAAGGCAAAGTCGCACTGTTGCAGAACCGTGAAACGACTTCGCTGATGGCTAAAGCTGAAAATCATGCGTATTTGAGCCGCAGCGTCGAGTTTCCGGTGGACGTAGAGCGGGAGCTGGCCCAGTTCGCCAGTTGGTATGAGCTGTTTCCGCGCTCGATCACTGACGACCCTGCACGGCATGGCACCTTCAATGATGTGCTTGGTCGGTTGCCGATGATTCACGACATGGGTTTTGACGTGTTGTATTTCCCGCCGATCCATCCCATTGGCCGTGCGCATCGCAAGGGCCCGAACAATTCGCTAGAAGCCGGACCCGACGATCCGGGCAGCCCTTATGCCATTGGCAGTGTCGAAGGCGGCCACGACGCGATTCACCCGCAATTGGGTACCCGTGTTGATTTTCGCAATCTGGTCAAAGCTGCTGCTGAACACGGCCTGGAAATCGCTCTCGATTTTGCTATTCAGTGCTCCCAGGATCACCCGTGGCTCAAGGAGCATCCGGGTTGGTTTTCGTGGCGTCCCGATGGTTCGATTCGGTATGCGGAAAACCCGCCGAAAAAATATCAGGATATCGTCAACGTCGACTTCTACGCGC
The nucleotide sequence above comes from Pseudomonas sp. AB6. Encoded proteins:
- a CDS encoding MdtB/MuxB family multidrug efflux RND transporter permease subunit codes for the protein MNISRLFILRPVTTTLSMLAIVLAGLIAYTLMPVSALPQVDYPTIRVLTLYPGASPEVMTSAVTAPLERQFGQMPGLTQMASTSSGGASVITLRFSLDLNMDVAEQEVQAAINGATNLLPTDLPAPPVYNKVNPADTPVLTLAITSKTMPLPKLNDLVDTRMAQKISQISGVGLVSIAGGQRQAVRIKVNPDALAANGLNLADVRTLITASNVNQPKGSFDGPTRVSTLDANDQLKSAQEYADLILAYKNGAPLRLKDVAEIVDGAENDRLAAWANENQAVLLNIQRQPGANVIQVVDRIKALLPSITDNLPAGLDVTVLTDRTQTIRASVNDVQHELLISIILVVLVTFLFLRRLSATIIPSIAVPLSLVGTFGVMYLAGFSVNNLTLMAMTIATGFVVDDAIVMLENISRHIEEGDTPFQAALKGARQIGFTLVSLTISLIAVLIPLLFMADVVGRLFREFAITLAVAILISLFVSLTLTPMMCARLLKREPKLEDQGRFYRASGVWIDWLIAAYGRKLRWVLKHQPLTLLVAVATLGLTVFLYMIVPKGFFPVQDTGVIQGISEAPQSVSFAAMSERQQSLATIVLQDPAVESLSSYIGVDGDNATLNSGRMLINLKPHSERSVSATQIIRRLQPELEKISDIRLFLQPVQDLTVEDRVSRTQYQFSMSSPDAALLSLWSGKLVDALIQRPELKDVASDLQDKGLQVYLVIDRDAASRVGVSVANITDALYDAFGQRQISTIYTQASQYRVVLQAAVGVDLGPLALEQVHVKTAAGTQIKLSSLARIEQRQGQLAIAHIGQFPAVMMSFNLAPGVALGKAVEVINQVQKDIGMPIGVQTEFQGAAQAFEASLSSTLLLILAAVVTMYIVLGVLYESYIHPITILSTLPSAAVGALLALLISGNDLGMIAIIGIILLIGIVKKNAIMMIDFALDAERNRGIAPETAIYEAALLRFRPILMTTLAALFGAVPLMLASGSGAELRQPLGLVMVGGLMVSQVLTLFTTPVIYLYFDRLGRRWNHKPDTAADLEQAKV
- a CDS encoding efflux RND transporter permease subunit, with amino-acid sequence MNLSGPFIRRPVATMLLSLAIILLGSVAFNLLPVSSLPNMDFPVIVVSANLPGASPEVMASTVATPLERSLGTIPGIATMSSRSSLGSTRVILQFDLDRDINGAAREVQAAINAARNLLPSGMRSMPTYKKINPSQAPVMVLSLTSDVLEKGELYDLASTILSQSLSQVTGVGEVQIGGSSLPAVRIELEPQLLSQYGVSLDDVRTTIAAANVRKPKGSIEDADHNWQIQANDQLEKAKDYAPLIIRYQNGAALRLSHVAKVTDAVEDRYNSGFFNDKQAVLLVINRQAGANIIETVARIKAQLPALQAVLPASVKLDLAMDRSPVIKATLHEAETTLLIAVVLVILVVFFFLGNFRASLIPTLAVPVSLVGTFAIMYLYGFSLNNLSLMALILATGLVVDDAIVVLENISRHIDRGIRPMEAAYLGAKEVGFTLLSMNVSLVAVFLSILFMGGIIASLFREFSITLAASIIVSLLVSLTLTPMLCARWLKPHNPATENALQRWSRGLNDRMIVGYDRSLGWVLRHPRLTLLSLFVTIGVNFALYVVVPKTFMPQQDTGQLIGFIRGDDGLSFAVMQPKMEIFRRAVLADPAVDSVAGFVGGNGGTSNATIIVRLKPIAERKLAADKVIDRLRKNMPLVPGGRLFLQADQDLQFGGGREQTTSQYQYLLQSGDLASLRLWYPKVLEALKSVPELTAIDGREGRGAQQVTLQIDRDTAKRLGIDMKMVTAVLNNAYSQRQISTIYDSLNQYEVVMEVNPKFAQDPITLDQVQVITASGARVPLSSIAHYERSLADSRVTHDGQFASEDISFDLADGATLTQASAAVERAVAKIGLPTDVIAKMAGTADAFAAAQKTQPFMILGALAVVYLVLGILYESYIHPLTILSTLPSAGVGALLTIYMVGGQFSLISLLGLFLLIGVVKKNAILMIDLALQLERDQGMSPMDSIRSACLQRLRPILMTTLAAILGAVPLLLSSAEGAEMRHPLGLTIIGGLIFSQILTLYTTPVVYLYLDRLRHRVNKWRGVRTDAALETPL